From Cricetulus griseus strain 17A/GY chromosome 1 unlocalized genomic scaffold, alternate assembly CriGri-PICRH-1.0 chr1_0, whole genome shotgun sequence, a single genomic window includes:
- the CUNH1orf194 gene encoding protein C1orf194 homolog, producing MPHTPESYPHPALSEEDIHLGNLRASKNLQHKTPTHLAQQQEPWNRLSSTPTVNSMRRDAYFFDHKIPKDDLDFRLTALYDHHTEAFKNKTEILLHQETIQDIQGSKIQFPGEYLHCPPAPVTSQANIRYWINPKKESIYSIQGSIVSPHTAATNGGYSRKNDGGFFST from the exons ATGCCTCACACTCCGGAATCTTACCCTCACCCTGCGTTAAGTGAAGAAGACATACACTTGGGGAATCTGCGGGCTTCTAAG AACCTGCAGCATAAAACCCCAACTCACCTTGCTCAGCAGCAGGAACCCTGGAATAGGCTCAGCTCAACTCCCACAGTTAACTCCATGAGACGAGATGCCTACTTTTTTGATCATAAG ATACCAAAGGATGACCTGGATTTCCGCTTAACAGCCTTGTATGACCACCACACAGAGGCCTTCAAGAACAAAACTGAGATACTGTTACACCAGGAGACCATTCAGGATATCCAAGG AAGCAAGATCCAGTTTCCTGGAGAATATTTACACTGTCCTCCGGCCCCCGTCACTTCCCAGGCTAACATCAGATACTGGATCAACCCTAAGAAAGAATCCATCTACAGCATCCAGGGATCCATAG tGTCTCCTCACACTGCAGCCACCAATGGAGGTTACTCCCGAAAAAATGATGGTGGCTTCTTCTCCACCTAG